One genomic segment of Arachis duranensis cultivar V14167 chromosome 4, aradu.V14167.gnm2.J7QH, whole genome shotgun sequence includes these proteins:
- the LOC107483453 gene encoding LOW QUALITY PROTEIN: glucan endo-1,3-beta-glucosidase, basic isoform-like (The sequence of the model RefSeq protein was modified relative to this genomic sequence to represent the inferred CDS: substituted 1 base at 1 genomic stop codon), producing the protein MIMSSFSWVTALLLLLYIAKLRLADAQIGVCYGMLGNNLPATKEVIDVYRSNNIKQMRLYDPNQAALQALRNSGIELILGVPNSDLQGLATNSDSARQWVQRNVLSFWPSVKIKYIAVGNEVRPVGDSTSWMAQYVLPAIQNVYQAIRAXGLHDQIKVSTAIDMSLLGNSFPPSQASFRADVRSYLDPIIGYLVYAGAPLLTNVYPYFSYKDNPRDISLPYAIFTSPNVVVQDGQYGYQNLFDAMLDAVHAAIDNTGIGFVEVVVSESGWPSSGDFGATYDSAQIYLDNLIRHVNGGTPRRPWKPTETYLFAMFDENQKNPELEKHFGLFFPNKQKKYSFGFGAERRREFFANEFNATVVPLLKSDI; encoded by the exons ATGATAATGTCTTCGTTCTCATGGGTTACTGCTCTATTGCTTCTTCTATACATAGCTAAGCTTCGCTTGGCAG ATGCTCAAATTGGTGTGTGCTATGGGATGCTGGGCAACAATTTACCAGCAACAAAGGAAGTGATAGATGTTTACAGATCAAATAACATCAAACAAATGAGACTCTATGATCCCAATCAAGCTGCTCTACAAGCACTTAGAAACTCCGGCATTGAACTCATTCTTGGAGTTCCAAACTCTGACCTTCAAGGGCTTGCCACAAACTCTGACAGTGCACGCCAATGGGTGCAAAGAAATGTGCTAAGCTTTTGGCCTAGTGTCAAAATCAAGTACATTGCAGTTGGCAATGAAGTGAGACCTGTTGGAGACTCCACTTCATGGATGGCTCAGTATGTTCTCCCAGCAATTCAGAATGTATACCAAGCTATTAGAGCTTAAGGCCTCCATGATCAAATCAAGGTTTCAACTGCCATTGACATGTCCCTCTTAGGAAACTCTTTTCCTCCTTCACAAGCCTCATTTAGGGCTGACGTCAGGTCATACCTAGACCCAATTATAGGGTATTTGGTATATGC AGGTGCACCATTACTAACCAACGTTTATCCTTACTTTAGCTATAAAGATAACCCACGTGACATATCACTACCTTATGCTATTTTCACATCACCAAATGTTGTGGTACAAGATGGTCAATATGGGTACCAAAATCTTTTTGATGCTATGCTAGATGCAGTGCATGCTGCCATTGATAACACTGGAATTGGTTTTGTTGAGGTTGTTGTTTCTGAGAGCGGGTGGCCCTCAAGTGGAGATTTTGGTGCAACTTATGATAGTGCCCAGATTTATTTGGATAATTTGATTCGTCATGTTAATGGGGGCACTCCTAGAAGGCCTTGGAAGCCTACAGAAACTTATTTGTTTGCCATGTTTGATGAGAACCAGAAGAATCCAGAGCTGGAGAAACATTTTGGACTTTTTTTTCCTAATAAACAGAAGAAGTATTCATTTGGGTTTGGTGCAGAAAGGAGAAGGGAATTCTTTGCCAATGAGTTCAATGCAACAGTTGTTCCATTATTGAAGAGTGACATTTGa